A single window of Luteipulveratus halotolerans DNA harbors:
- a CDS encoding DHA2 family efflux MFS transporter permease subunit produces MTVNERELTHDAAPQRLDSTTRVLVATMAVAAFIAVLDGTAVTTALHDLQGSFGAGVSGIVWVTTGYLIAAGLALPLVGWATDRFGGRQVFLTGLGIFVLGSVLSGLAWSVESLIAFRVIQGFGGGLLEPVSLAVVAGAAPRDRVGRVMGLMSLIINIAPVLGPLVGGLLAGNGLWRGIFLLNLPLGAAVLVSALRTLPRTAPARAGLRADVRGMALLSPGFVLVLLAVNRWGEGARGALPLVLVLAGAALMTAYVRHALRTDAPVLDVRLLAVPEFARALLIMGIVGFTMYSLLTGLPVVAERHYGLDGLAQGALVTSLGAGLLVSMSNAARISDRIGPRPLVSAGALTMVPLLAATAVLHDTLPLLALMVLLALTGLAFGTVASPTFSSVFRSLPQEQAAQGTTGLFITVQLAASFGVTVLGLLLTQLPEDPFTPLFAVLAVAALAAAVLARGLPGRSTHS; encoded by the coding sequence ATGACAGTCAACGAACGTGAACTCACGCACGACGCTGCACCGCAGCGACTGGACTCCACGACGCGCGTCCTCGTCGCGACCATGGCGGTCGCCGCGTTCATCGCCGTACTCGACGGCACGGCCGTCACGACCGCGCTGCACGACCTGCAGGGCAGCTTCGGCGCCGGCGTCTCGGGCATCGTCTGGGTCACGACCGGCTACCTGATCGCAGCCGGCCTCGCACTCCCCCTCGTGGGGTGGGCGACCGACCGGTTCGGGGGCCGACAGGTCTTCCTGACCGGACTCGGGATCTTCGTCCTCGGGTCGGTGCTGAGCGGCCTCGCCTGGTCGGTCGAGAGCCTCATCGCCTTCCGCGTCATCCAGGGCTTCGGCGGCGGACTCCTCGAACCCGTCTCGCTCGCCGTCGTCGCGGGGGCGGCGCCGCGCGACCGGGTCGGGCGAGTCATGGGGCTGATGTCACTCATCATCAACATCGCACCCGTGCTCGGCCCGCTCGTCGGCGGCCTGCTCGCGGGCAACGGCCTGTGGCGCGGCATCTTCCTGCTCAACCTGCCTCTCGGCGCCGCCGTCCTGGTGAGTGCGTTGCGCACACTGCCTCGTACTGCTCCGGCCCGCGCCGGTCTGCGTGCCGACGTCCGCGGAATGGCCCTGCTGTCACCGGGGTTCGTCCTCGTGCTCCTCGCGGTCAACCGGTGGGGTGAGGGTGCGCGCGGCGCTCTCCCGCTCGTGCTCGTGCTCGCCGGTGCCGCCCTGATGACGGCCTACGTCCGCCACGCGCTGCGCACGGATGCACCTGTGCTCGACGTCCGGCTGCTCGCCGTGCCCGAGTTCGCTCGCGCGCTGCTGATCATGGGGATCGTCGGCTTCACGATGTACTCGCTGCTCACGGGGCTGCCCGTCGTCGCGGAGCGGCACTACGGTCTCGACGGGCTCGCGCAGGGCGCGCTCGTCACCTCCCTCGGCGCGGGTCTGCTCGTGTCGATGTCGAACGCCGCCCGCATCAGTGACCGCATCGGCCCACGTCCGCTCGTGAGCGCCGGCGCCCTCACGATGGTGCCCCTGCTCGCCGCGACCGCAGTGCTGCACGACACGCTCCCGCTGCTCGCCCTGATGGTGCTGCTGGCGCTGACCGGCCTGGCGTTCGGCACCGTCGCCTCGCCGACGTTCTCGAGCGTGTTCAGGTCGCTGCCGCAGGAGCAGGCCGCACAGGGCACGACCGGCCTGTTCATCACCGTGCAGCTCGCCGCGTCGTTCGGGGTGACCGTGCTCGGGCTGCTGCTCACCCAGCTGCCGGAGGACCCGTTCACTCCCCTGTTCGCGGTGCTCGCTGTCGCTGCGCTCGCGGCCGCGGTGCTGGCCCGTGGTCTGCCCGGCCGGTCGACGCACAGCTGA
- the egtA gene encoding ergothioneine biosynthesis glutamate--cysteine ligase EgtA, translating to MTAPQLSSTVHDLLDTRDPVEAARAHLAEDALRDGPLGAVGIELEMHLVDLRRPERRPRWSEVEQLVAQLPAMPCRSRVSVEPGGQLELSTEPASDVTAAIRALAADKDVLQRALRAAGFGGAAIGADPGRRPQRINPAPRYVAMAAHFEAMGCGRPARSMMSSTAALQINLEAGPEQHWQRRLELAHLLGPVLIALSSTSPYLGGSTTQWHSMRQSVWQAMDPARTEPYSTDDPAGAWASYVLDAPVMAVREGGDVTTVTERTTFAQWLRGEGPIRRTPTGADLELHRSTVFPPVRPRGFIELRCLDAMPDAWWPAVTAAVVTLMDHPTAADLAFEACEPVRDQWQVAARRGPADPVVARALTRCLEVAALHAPVPWRGAVADLSGLFDDGRSPSGLLRRRIEAVGPVRVLEEESRA from the coding sequence ATGACCGCGCCACAGCTCAGCTCGACCGTCCACGACCTGCTCGACACCCGCGACCCGGTCGAAGCAGCCCGTGCCCATCTGGCGGAGGATGCACTGCGAGACGGGCCGCTCGGCGCTGTCGGCATCGAGCTGGAGATGCATCTGGTCGACCTCCGGCGCCCCGAGCGGCGCCCGCGCTGGAGCGAGGTCGAGCAGCTCGTCGCCCAGCTGCCCGCCATGCCGTGCCGCAGCCGGGTGAGTGTCGAGCCCGGCGGCCAGCTCGAGCTCTCGACCGAGCCGGCGTCCGACGTGACGGCAGCGATCCGTGCGCTCGCCGCGGACAAGGACGTCCTGCAGCGGGCGCTGCGCGCCGCCGGTTTCGGAGGCGCCGCGATCGGTGCGGACCCGGGCCGTCGCCCACAACGCATCAACCCCGCGCCGCGCTACGTCGCGATGGCAGCGCACTTCGAGGCGATGGGCTGCGGTCGGCCCGCCCGCTCGATGATGTCCTCGACGGCGGCGCTGCAGATCAACCTCGAGGCAGGGCCCGAGCAGCACTGGCAGCGACGACTGGAGCTGGCGCACCTGCTCGGGCCGGTGCTGATCGCCCTGTCGTCCACCTCGCCCTACCTCGGTGGCAGCACGACGCAGTGGCACTCGATGCGTCAGTCGGTCTGGCAGGCGATGGACCCGGCCCGCACGGAGCCGTACTCAACCGACGACCCGGCCGGTGCCTGGGCGTCCTACGTCCTGGACGCACCGGTGATGGCCGTGCGCGAGGGCGGCGACGTCACGACGGTCACCGAGCGGACGACCTTCGCGCAGTGGCTCCGTGGGGAGGGCCCGATCCGGCGTACGCCGACCGGTGCCGATCTCGAGCTGCACCGGAGCACGGTGTTCCCGCCGGTCCGCCCGCGCGGGTTCATCGAGCTGCGGTGTCTCGACGCGATGCCCGACGCCTGGTGGCCGGCGGTCACAGCCGCGGTGGTCACGCTCATGGATCACCCGACGGCTGCAGACCTCGCCTTCGAGGCGTGCGAGCCCGTACGAGACCAGTGGCAGGTGGCCGCGCGCAGAGGCCCGGCGGACCCGGTCGTGGCTCGCGCGCTGACGCGCTGCCTGGAGGTGGCTGCCCTGCATGCGCCGGTGCCCTGGCGCGGCGCGGTGGCCGACCTGTCCGGGCTGTTCGACGACGGCCGCAGTCCGAGTGGGCTGCTGCGCCGGCGGATCGAGGCAGTCGGGCCGGTTCGAGTCCTGGAGGAGGAGTCCCGTGCGTGA
- a CDS encoding aminotransferase class V-fold PLP-dependent enzyme, which translates to MTDVDTTTSIDLLTAAHGSPSPETVDAVVAHLRLEQRIGSNAALADVTDVLEQAYADLGELFGVDGAGVVMVDSGTHGLRTLLASWPFPAGATAAVTPSEFGPNLDVFTFAGLTPVGLQVDEHGVLDLDAFARRLRTNPPDLVHLTHLASHRGLVQPVHEAVTMCRAAGVPLWVDAAQSFGHLDTAFGADAVCAPARKWMHGPRGAGVVALHETAWSRLRPFRPRHATGDGPIDALRFGETSTAVRIGFARAVRAHLEHGPEQVRARLAAAGDALREVVRGMPGWDLVDHPAASGALVGLRPNHGQDVEAEHARLASEYGITTTACLPWRAAEVDEPLLRLAPSAPLTPAQTDCLRSALG; encoded by the coding sequence GTGACCGACGTCGACACCACCACGTCCATCGACCTGCTGACAGCGGCTCACGGCTCGCCCTCGCCGGAGACGGTCGATGCAGTGGTCGCTCATCTGCGGCTCGAGCAGCGGATCGGGTCCAATGCGGCGCTTGCCGACGTCACGGATGTGCTGGAGCAGGCGTACGCCGACCTGGGTGAGCTGTTCGGTGTCGACGGCGCGGGCGTCGTGATGGTCGACAGCGGCACTCACGGGCTTCGCACCCTGCTCGCCTCCTGGCCGTTCCCGGCGGGGGCGACGGCCGCGGTGACGCCGTCGGAGTTCGGTCCCAACCTCGACGTGTTCACCTTCGCCGGGCTGACACCAGTAGGGCTCCAGGTCGACGAGCACGGCGTCCTCGACCTGGACGCGTTCGCGCGTCGGCTGCGCACGAACCCACCGGACCTGGTGCACCTCACGCACCTGGCCTCCCACCGCGGTCTGGTCCAACCGGTGCACGAGGCCGTGACCATGTGCCGGGCCGCCGGCGTACCTCTGTGGGTCGATGCGGCGCAGTCGTTCGGTCATCTGGACACCGCGTTCGGTGCGGACGCCGTGTGCGCGCCCGCGCGCAAGTGGATGCACGGGCCGCGCGGTGCGGGCGTCGTGGCACTGCACGAGACGGCGTGGTCGCGGCTGCGACCCTTCCGTCCGAGGCATGCGACGGGTGACGGGCCGATCGACGCCCTGCGGTTCGGTGAGACCTCCACCGCGGTGCGGATCGGCTTCGCGCGTGCCGTGCGTGCGCACCTGGAGCACGGTCCCGAGCAGGTCCGCGCCCGTCTGGCTGCGGCCGGAGACGCGTTGCGGGAGGTGGTCAGGGGGATGCCCGGCTGGGACCTCGTCGATCATCCCGCGGCGAGCGGGGCGCTCGTCGGCCTGCGCCCGAACCACGGCCAGGACGTCGAGGCCGAGCACGCCCGACTGGCGTCCGAGTACGGCATCACCACCACGGCCTGCCTGCCGTGGCGGGCTGCGGAGGTCGACGAGCCGTTGCTGCGCCTGGCGCCGTCGGCTCCGCTGACGCCTGCCCAGACGGACTGTCTGAGGTCGGCGTTAGGCTGA
- a CDS encoding DUF1203 domain-containing protein: MTTTQAHAIDPIRLKQIWRDRTDERGNPLQAYDSDETFPLRCCLRQSRTGEEIALISYAPLAGRSPWAERGPVFIHLRPCDGYADEGLPADHRHGARVLRSYRHDGTMDYDGIVVTEPGDDLEPVLADLLTDPRRHEVHVRSVTAQCFTYRVTRSGEEPLA, from the coding sequence ATGACGACCACACAGGCTCATGCGATCGACCCGATTCGGCTGAAGCAGATCTGGCGCGATCGGACGGACGAGCGCGGCAACCCGCTGCAGGCGTACGACTCGGACGAGACGTTTCCGCTGAGGTGCTGCCTGAGGCAGAGCCGCACGGGCGAGGAGATCGCTCTCATCTCCTACGCCCCACTCGCCGGTCGCTCGCCGTGGGCCGAGCGGGGGCCGGTCTTCATCCATCTGCGGCCCTGCGACGGGTACGCCGACGAAGGTCTCCCGGCCGACCACCGTCACGGCGCGCGAGTGCTGCGCAGCTATCGGCACGACGGCACGATGGACTACGACGGCATCGTCGTCACCGAGCCGGGTGACGACCTGGAGCCGGTGCTGGCCGACCTGCTCACCGATCCACGACGGCACGAGGTGCACGTGCGGTCGGTGACCGCGCAGTGCTTCACCTACCGGGTGACCCGATCCGGCGAGGAACCGCTGGCCTGA
- the egtB gene encoding ergothioneine biosynthesis protein EgtB → MRESVACGIEAARARTHLLTAFDEDVLTTQHDRLMSPLVWDLAHIGQQEDLWLLRGGDAACLGLLSAKVESLYDAFEHPRAERVSLPLLTPRESRSFIADVRGRVLDRLERAEESQLFPYVMVEQHEQQHVETMLATHQLRAGEPLLGVGAELPPGRVLPDDEAVMVPGGPFVMGVDGSAEPWSLDNERPAHEVDVPAFRIARVPVTNAQWQQFIDAGGYDQSHWWSERGWAHRIEAGLERPQFWAADGSRRRFGVVEQVPADEPVQHVSYWEADAYARWAGARLPTEQEWEKACAWDPALGRRRRWPWGDDPWTPGRANLGGDGLRPAPVGAYPSGASAYGVEQMIGDVWEWTSSGFDPWPQFRPMLYADYSAPFFGGDFRVLRGGSWAVGGAAIRPSFRNWDLPIRRQIFAGLRLAWDA, encoded by the coding sequence GTGCGTGAGTCCGTGGCCTGCGGTATCGAGGCCGCTCGCGCCCGCACCCACCTGCTGACGGCGTTCGACGAGGACGTGCTCACGACCCAGCACGACCGGCTGATGAGCCCGCTCGTCTGGGACCTCGCACACATCGGTCAGCAGGAGGACCTCTGGCTGCTGCGCGGTGGCGACGCCGCGTGCCTCGGGCTGCTGTCGGCCAAGGTCGAGAGCCTGTACGACGCGTTCGAGCACCCGCGCGCCGAGCGGGTCTCGCTCCCGCTGCTCACGCCTCGTGAGTCCCGCTCGTTCATCGCCGACGTGCGTGGTCGCGTCCTCGACCGGCTCGAGCGCGCCGAGGAGTCGCAGCTGTTCCCGTACGTCATGGTCGAGCAGCACGAGCAGCAGCACGTCGAGACCATGCTCGCGACGCACCAGCTGCGCGCAGGTGAGCCTCTGCTCGGGGTCGGCGCCGAGCTGCCGCCGGGTCGCGTGCTCCCCGACGACGAGGCAGTGATGGTTCCCGGCGGCCCGTTCGTCATGGGCGTCGACGGGTCCGCCGAGCCGTGGTCGCTCGACAACGAGCGGCCCGCCCACGAGGTCGACGTGCCAGCGTTCCGGATCGCTCGCGTGCCGGTCACCAATGCGCAGTGGCAGCAGTTCATCGACGCCGGGGGCTACGACCAGTCGCACTGGTGGTCCGAGCGTGGCTGGGCCCACCGCATCGAGGCGGGCCTGGAGCGTCCGCAGTTCTGGGCCGCCGACGGGTCGCGGCGGCGGTTCGGGGTCGTCGAGCAGGTGCCGGCCGACGAGCCGGTGCAGCACGTCTCCTACTGGGAGGCCGACGCCTACGCCCGCTGGGCCGGGGCGCGGCTGCCGACCGAGCAGGAGTGGGAGAAGGCCTGCGCCTGGGATCCTGCGCTCGGTCGGCGTCGACGCTGGCCGTGGGGAGACGACCCGTGGACGCCGGGCCGGGCCAACCTCGGAGGTGACGGGCTGCGGCCCGCCCCGGTCGGCGCCTACCCGAGCGGGGCGTCGGCGTACGGCGTCGAGCAGATGATCGGTGACGTCTGGGAGTGGACGTCCTCCGGGTTCGACCCGTGGCCGCAGTTCCGTCCGATGCTGTACGCCGACTACAGCGCGCCGTTCTTCGGCGGTGACTTCCGGGTGCTCCGCGGAGGGTCGTGGGCTGTGGGAGGCGCGGCGATCCGGCCTTCGTTCCGCAACTGGGACCTGCCGATCCGCAGGCAGATCTTCGCCGGGCTCCGGCTCGCCTGGGACGCCTGA
- a CDS encoding TRM11 family SAM-dependent methyltransferase, which translates to MTAFLLLVAPSANRVYADAAPALMAAEARSLATAFIDGEVTVEATRIAGVDYLRVSADEIGPVGVRALSNLSAVHALFEAEGELLRPVAADRVDAYPSDLLTIQKYPGKTNEQLTRLLLNVTAAATSRPQRLLDGTLDVLDPMCGRGTTLNLALTYGLDVTGVDLDKRDLEAYETFLKTWLRQTRLKHTVRTSAIRTAGQHRGRRLDVEVAPSKEDFKAGRTQRLTYLGTDTTRLEGLVRSGAFDVVVTDTPYGVQHGSHGDRIARNPLELLDSALPGWVRALRTGGAVGLSYNRHVAPPHELADLLEQHGLTVVGDPADDTFRHRVDASIDRDVIVARKGSGRDVVG; encoded by the coding sequence ATGACCGCCTTCCTCCTGCTCGTCGCGCCGTCCGCCAACCGCGTGTACGCCGACGCCGCTCCCGCACTCATGGCAGCCGAAGCCCGTTCTCTTGCAACGGCTTTCATCGACGGTGAGGTGACGGTCGAGGCCACCCGGATCGCCGGCGTCGACTACCTCAGAGTGAGTGCGGACGAGATCGGTCCGGTCGGCGTACGAGCCCTGTCCAACCTGTCGGCGGTGCATGCGCTGTTCGAGGCCGAGGGAGAGCTGCTCCGCCCGGTGGCTGCCGATCGCGTCGACGCCTACCCGAGCGATCTGCTCACGATCCAGAAGTACCCGGGCAAGACCAACGAGCAGCTCACGCGTCTGCTGCTCAACGTCACGGCCGCCGCGACGAGCCGGCCCCAGCGACTGCTCGACGGCACGCTCGACGTGCTCGACCCGATGTGCGGGCGCGGTACGACGCTCAACCTGGCCCTGACCTACGGCCTCGACGTCACCGGTGTCGACCTCGACAAGCGTGACCTCGAGGCGTACGAGACGTTCCTCAAGACCTGGCTGCGCCAGACGCGCCTCAAGCACACCGTGCGCACCAGTGCCATCCGCACGGCGGGCCAGCACCGCGGGCGACGTCTGGACGTCGAGGTCGCGCCCTCCAAGGAGGACTTCAAGGCCGGTCGCACCCAGCGACTCACCTATCTCGGCACCGACACCACACGGCTCGAAGGACTCGTCCGCAGCGGGGCGTTCGACGTGGTCGTCACCGACACCCCGTACGGCGTCCAGCACGGCTCCCACGGTGACCGCATCGCCCGAAACCCGTTGGAGCTGCTCGACTCCGCGCTTCCGGGATGGGTGCGTGCGCTGCGCACCGGGGGAGCGGTGGGGCTGTCGTACAACCGCCACGTCGCGCCCCCGCACGAGCTCGCCGACCTGCTCGAGCAGCACGGACTCACCGTCGTCGGAGACCCCGCTGACGACACCTTCCGGCACCGCGTCGACGCCTCGATCGACCGCGACGTGATCGTGGCCCGCAAGGGCAGCGGTCGCGACGTCGTCGGGTGA
- the egtD gene encoding L-histidine N(alpha)-methyltransferase, with amino-acid sequence MPTLDVSVHLDPTSLAAQMADDVRDGLTRTPKVLPPKYFYDARGSELFDQITRLPEYYPTRTEREILTAHVADIAAATGATTLMELGSGTSEKTRLLLRALRDAGTLERFVPFDVDPAVLADASASVSAEFDGLTVEPVVGDFEKHLDQLPREGRRLLAFLGSTIGNLDVEQRATFLDGVRASLGQGDAFLLGTDLVKDPARLVAAYDDSAGVTAQFNANVLHVLNRSLGADFDPSAFAHRAVWDADQEWIEMRLESLRDQGVRVADLDLEVTFARGEQMRTEISAKFRREGITRELASAGLELVHWWTDPRGDFALSLSVPMS; translated from the coding sequence ATGCCCACGCTCGACGTCTCCGTCCACCTCGACCCGACGTCGCTGGCCGCGCAGATGGCCGACGACGTCCGCGACGGTCTCACCCGCACCCCCAAGGTGCTGCCGCCGAAGTACTTCTACGACGCCCGTGGCAGTGAGCTGTTCGACCAGATCACCCGGCTCCCGGAGTACTACCCGACGCGCACCGAGCGGGAGATCCTCACCGCGCACGTGGCCGACATCGCTGCTGCGACGGGCGCCACCACGTTGATGGAGCTCGGCAGCGGCACGTCCGAGAAGACCCGGCTGCTGCTGCGGGCTCTGCGTGACGCCGGCACCCTCGAGCGGTTCGTGCCCTTCGACGTCGACCCGGCCGTCCTCGCCGACGCGAGCGCGTCGGTGAGCGCCGAGTTCGACGGGCTGACGGTGGAGCCCGTCGTCGGAGACTTCGAGAAGCATCTCGACCAGCTGCCCCGCGAGGGCCGCCGGCTGCTGGCGTTCCTGGGCTCGACCATCGGCAACCTCGACGTCGAGCAGCGTGCGACCTTCCTCGACGGCGTTCGCGCGAGCCTCGGCCAGGGCGACGCGTTCCTGCTCGGCACCGATCTGGTCAAGGACCCTGCGCGGCTGGTCGCGGCGTACGACGACTCCGCGGGCGTGACGGCGCAGTTCAACGCCAACGTCCTGCACGTCCTCAACCGCAGCCTGGGCGCCGACTTCGACCCGTCGGCGTTCGCGCACCGCGCCGTCTGGGACGCCGATCAGGAGTGGATCGAGATGCGCCTGGAGTCGTTGCGCGACCAGGGTGTGCGCGTCGCCGACCTCGATCTGGAGGTGACGTTCGCGCGAGGCGAGCAGATGCGTACCGAGATCTCGGCGAAGTTCCGCCGCGAGGGCATCACGCGTGAGCTGGCGTCTGCCGGCCTGGAGCTCGTGCACTGGTGGACCGACCCGCGGGGCGACTTCGCGCTCTCGCTCAGTGTGCCGATGTCGTGA
- a CDS encoding TetR/AcrR family transcriptional regulator, translating to MSTAPTASRPTTDRRQRILDAAGPVFGEHGYERASVDAIAKAAQVSKPTIYSHFGGKDQLFRVWVGEVARQTTEDAVRAVHGIEVTPKKWRASLVSATTDLVISWHTECAASLARISNAEVGRDPEIFTVLRESAHEPVIEALAGRLAMLGNAGFLEVPDPVLAAKQLIALARTELDDISEFGTKPAPVTVVRRVVKVGVETFLRAYAA from the coding sequence ATGAGCACTGCTCCGACCGCATCGCGACCCACCACCGACCGCCGGCAGCGGATCCTCGACGCCGCCGGCCCCGTCTTCGGCGAGCACGGGTACGAGCGCGCCAGCGTCGATGCGATCGCCAAGGCGGCGCAGGTGTCCAAGCCCACGATCTACAGCCACTTCGGCGGCAAGGACCAGCTGTTCCGGGTGTGGGTCGGCGAGGTCGCTCGGCAGACGACCGAGGATGCGGTCCGAGCGGTGCACGGCATCGAGGTGACGCCCAAGAAGTGGCGCGCGAGTCTCGTCTCCGCCACCACCGATCTGGTCATCAGCTGGCACACCGAGTGCGCCGCCTCCCTGGCGCGCATCTCCAACGCCGAGGTCGGACGCGACCCCGAGATCTTCACGGTGCTGCGCGAGTCCGCGCACGAGCCGGTGATCGAGGCACTCGCCGGTCGGCTCGCGATGCTCGGCAACGCCGGGTTCCTCGAGGTGCCCGACCCGGTCCTCGCAGCCAAGCAGCTGATCGCGCTCGCGCGCACCGAGCTCGACGACATCAGCGAGTTCGGCACCAAGCCCGCCCCTGTCACGGTCGTCCGACGTGTCGTCAAGGTCGGCGTCGAGACGTTCCTGCGCGCGTACGCCGCCTGA
- the egtC gene encoding ergothioneine biosynthesis protein EgtC — MCRHQAWLGQERSVASLVLEPEHGLLRQSYQPRRQLRGRMNADGWGVGLHLPESPEPVRWRSSSPLWSDASFASVAPVLSARCVLAAVRSATVGMPMDETAAAPFTDGHWLLSHNGRVDRSVLPSTHDAESVCDAAVLAAHVFAMGPLRVADTVRAVARRDPDATLNVLLTDGSQILGVTWGDPATYLVDDTGVVVASEPYDDDPRWVDVPDRHLIEVTPTGVTVTALED, encoded by the coding sequence ATGTGTCGGCACCAGGCCTGGCTGGGCCAGGAGCGGTCGGTCGCCTCGCTCGTGCTCGAGCCCGAGCACGGCCTGCTGCGTCAGTCCTACCAACCGCGCCGCCAGCTGCGCGGACGGATGAACGCCGACGGCTGGGGTGTCGGGCTGCACCTGCCGGAAAGCCCGGAGCCGGTGCGCTGGCGGTCCTCCAGTCCGTTGTGGTCCGACGCGTCCTTCGCCTCGGTGGCGCCTGTGCTGTCGGCGCGCTGCGTGCTCGCCGCCGTGCGGTCGGCGACGGTCGGTATGCCGATGGACGAGACGGCCGCCGCGCCGTTCACCGACGGACACTGGCTGCTGTCGCACAACGGGCGCGTCGACCGGTCCGTCCTCCCGAGCACGCACGACGCCGAATCCGTCTGTGACGCAGCGGTTCTCGCGGCTCACGTCTTCGCGATGGGGCCGCTTCGGGTCGCGGACACCGTGCGCGCCGTAGCCCGTCGCGACCCGGACGCCACCCTCAACGTGCTGCTCACCGACGGGTCGCAGATCCTCGGTGTGACCTGGGGAGACCCTGCCACCTACCTCGTCGACGACACTGGTGTGGTCGTCGCGAGCGAGCCGTACGACGACGACCCGCGCTGGGTCGACGTGCCCGACCGACATCTGATCGAGGTGACCCCGACCGGGGTGACCGTCACCGCTCTGGAGGACTGA